The segment GGTTTGTGTACGATCACCGATCATATCAACTTTCACATCTTTCGGAAGTGAAGCGGTTAGCTGTGGCAGGTGCGATTTGATATTGTTAACGGTATCGACGACGTTAAACCCAGCCTGCTTATGCACGTCCATAATGATCGATGGCCGATCGTGAAAAAAAGCCGCCTCGTGGGTATCTTCCGATGAATCAATGACCCTCCCCAGATCGCTGAGATGAATAGGCATTCCATTCTTATAGGCCACGACCAGCTCTTTATATTGTGACGTCTTCAGCAGTTGGTCGGTACTGTTAAGGACCATATTGCGTGCGGGACCGCTGATGTTGCCCTTCGGCATGTCAACTGTACTGATACCGACAATGCTGCGCACGTCTTCCAGGGTCATGCCATGCGCCGCCAGCGAATCCGGATCAATCTGAATACGCACCGCTGGATGCTGCTGTCCATGAAAGTCGACCAGTCCGACACCGGGCATCTGTGAAATCTGTTGGCCCAGATAGTGCTCGGTATATTCGTCAAGCTGCGGAAGGGTGTGCTCAGGAGAGGTCAGCGCCAGAGAGATAAGGGTTGCCTCTGCCGGGTTCACCTTATGCAGCGTTGGCGGATCGGTCATATCCTTTGGCAGTGAACCATTGGCCGAGGTCATAGCGGTTTGTACGTCCTGCACGGCGGCATTAATATCGCGTGACAGGTCCATCTGAAGCGCAATCTGTGTCACACCAGTGGAGCTTGAAGAGGTCATAGATGATACATCGGGTACTGACGACAGCGCCTTTTCAAGCGGCGTGGCGACAGAGGTGGCCATTGTTTCGGCGCTGGCGCCTGGCAGTTTGGCGGAGATCTGAATGGTAGGAAAATCCACCTGTGGCAACGCCGCCACAGGCAGCAGGAAGTAAGCCACTACGCCGAGTAGCATCACACCTATCGCAACCAGTGAGGTGCCAATGTAGCGTTGAATAAACAGTTTGAAAAGATTCATTGCGCGACGCCCTGTGAGGGGGGGAGGGGGGACACCTTTTCGCCGGCGGTGAGTCGGAACTGACCACTCGACGCTACGCGTTGACCTGGATTAAGCCCTGAAATAATTTGTTGCATGCCGTCAACGGTTTCACCCGTTTTAACCCACTGTACTGCAACGGTATTATCGGGCTTAACCAGGTAAACAAAGCTACCCTCCTGTCCCTGTTGTACCGCTGACACGGGAACCACATTCGCATTCGGGATCTCGCCTTCAATCAGCCTGACGCTGATAAGTTCTCCTGGCCATAACGCCTTATCTTCATTGGTGAAAAGAGCTTTTAGCTGGATTTGTCCGCTCGTGCCAGCCACCTGGCTGTCAATAAACGAGAGGGTGCCTTCGGCAATTTCATGCCTTTCATCACGCGTAAGTGCATAGACCTTTAGCGGTGTTTTGGCATTGGCTTTCAGAATGGTGGGTAACTCGCCCTGCGGAACGGAAAAGGCGACCGAAACGGGATTGATCTGGGTGATGGTTACCAGTCCGTTAGCATCAGACCCATGAACGATTGAGCCTGCATCGATCTGTCGTTGTCCCGCACGGCCGGAAATAGGCGCAGTGACGCGGGTATAGCCCAGCTGTAACTGCGCAATATCAACGTTGGCTTTATCGCCGTCGATAGCGGCCTTAATAGCCGAAACCTGTGCCTTTAACGTGTC is part of the Erwinia sp. HDF1-3R genome and harbors:
- a CDS encoding efflux RND transporter periplasmic adaptor subunit, which gives rise to MSKTYSKLRGKSASRARAFLLAVLAILLISAIVCLGKATAATAKVAGDSPVPIGIKSVETKTLPISIAEIGNVQALNTVNVKVRADGELQHVYFTEGQWVHAGELLAQVDPRIYQAQLLQARATMEKDQAQLASTLVDYTRASKLAAAGAGPIQTADTLKAQVSAIKAAIDGDKANVDIAQLQLGYTRVTAPISGRAGQRQIDAGSIVHGSDANGLVTITQINPVSVAFSVPQGELPTILKANAKTPLKVYALTRDERHEIAEGTLSFIDSQVAGTSGQIQLKALFTNEDKALWPGELISVRLIEGEIPNANVVPVSAVQQGQEGSFVYLVKPDNTVAVQWVKTGETVDGMQQIISGLNPGQRVASSGQFRLTAGEKVSPLPPSQGVAQ